A section of the Humulus lupulus chromosome 2, drHumLupu1.1, whole genome shotgun sequence genome encodes:
- the LOC133814362 gene encoding uncharacterized protein LOC133814362, whose amino-acid sequence MAAIYSKDGRKYARVDADEVKVQTANWSSAVICMVLGATPPMNVFEGFIKRVRSHLGIAQIERMTMGLAMVKFNDDATRDQVLENGILHFDRKSVIIRPWSADLSVIRLVRSVPLWIRLHDLGLQYWGSKCLSALVSMIGKPIMVDKFTTERSRIQFARVLVEMEVTDNPPRSIQFLNELGQIMEQGVEYEWLPIKCKSCSGFGHSEIECGKQLKA is encoded by the exons ATGGCAGCAATTTACAGCAA AGACGGACGGAAATATGCAAGGGTAGATGCCGATGAGGTTAAAGTCCAAACCGCGAATTGGAGTTCGGCAGTAATCTGTATGGTTCTTGGGGCAACTCCTCCAATGAATGTTTTTGAAGGGTTCATAAAAAGAGTACGGAGTCATTTAGGGATTGCTCAGATAGAAAGAATGACAATGGGTCTAGCCATGGTCAAATTCAATGATGATGCAACGAGGGATCAAGTTCTAGAAAATGGAATACTTCATTTTGATAGGAAGTCTGTTATCATTCGGCCATGGTCTGCGGATCTTAGTGTTATTCGCCTTGTTCGTTCAGTTCCTCTCTGGATTCGCTTGCATGATTTAGGGCTTCAGTATTGGGGTAGTAAATGCCTTAGTGCACTTGTGAGTATGATTGGTAAACCGATAATGGTTGATAAATTTACAACGGAGCGCTCAAGAATTCAGTTTGCAAGAGTTCTTGTAGAAATGGAAGTTACAGATAATCCCCCTAGAAGCATTCAGTTTCTGAATGAGCTTGGTCAGATTATGGAACAAGGAGTGGAATATGAATGGCTTCCTATTAAGTGTAAATCTTGTTCTGGTTTTGGTCATTCAGAGATAGAATGTGGTAAACAATTGAAAGCATAA
- the LOC133817968 gene encoding transcription factor MYB106-like, with protein sequence MGRSPCCDKVGLKKGPWTPEEDQKLLAYIEEHGHGSWRALPAKAGLQRCGKSCRLRWTNYLRPDIKRGKFSLQEEQTIIQLHALLGNRWSAIATHLPKRTDNEIKNYWNTHLKKRLAKMGIDPVTHKPKNDLLSHDGHSKNAANLSHMAQWESARLEAEARLVRESKLRTATTTTPTPTNNKNIHFHAHLNHNNIIGSASASASAQLLDKTTSSSSSPSDVDVAMPVLNHNNNNNGNNNAFKSATWNNTSGSAWSKSSASGGVRSDLESPTSTLTFSENAPPVMAAGVTTAAATTTSKAVNIHEFVGSSSASSETGIIKEEGEQNWKGFGSNNNNNNNYDEEEGLDNSLLSFNIHGGVSWAPESLKTTITGTHNNGIVEEGFTSLLLNNICEEPSYSDGGGGGGGGCDDDENGSGGSGSGTSEHYQDNENYWNSILNLVNSSPSDSPMF encoded by the exons ATGGGTCGGTCACCATGCTGCGACAAAGTAGGTTTGAAGAAAGGGCCATGGACTCCTGAAGAAGACCAGAAACTCTTGGCTTATATCGAAGAACATGGCCATGGAAGTTGGCGAGCTTTACCAGCTAAAGCAG GGCTTCAAAGATGTGGAAAGAGTTGCAGACTAAGATGGACTAATTATCTAAGACCTGATATCAAGAGGGGCAAGTTCAGTTTGCAAGAAGAGCAAACCATTATTCAACTCCATGCTTTACtaggcaacag GTGGTCGGCTATAGCAACTCATTTGCCAAAAAGAACAGATAATGAGATAAAAAATTATTGGAACACTCATCTCAAGAAACGCTTAGCCAAAATGGGAATCGACCCAGTTACCCACAAACCCAAGAACGATCTTCTCTCTCACGACGGTCACTCCAAGAACGCCGCCAACTTAAGCCACATGGCTCAGTGGGAGAGCGCGCGCCTCGAAGCCGAAGCCAGGCTCGTCAGAGAGTCAAAGCTTCGtaccgccaccaccaccacccccaccCCCACCAACAACAAGAATATTCATTTCCACGCTCATCTCAACCACAACAATATCATCGGCTCGGCTTCAGCTTCGGCTTCGGCTCAGCTTCTTGACAAGACGACGTCGTCGTCCTCGTCCCCTTCGGATGTTGATGTTGCAATGCCCGTACtcaatcataataataataacaatggtAATAATAATGCCTTTAAGTCTGCCACGTGGAATAATACTAGTGGTTCAGCGTGGTCAAAGTCTTCGGCTAGCGGTGGGGTCCGCAGTGACCTCGAGTCTCCAACATCAACCTTAACGTTCTCTGAGAACGCACCGCCGGTAATGGCTGCCGGAGTTACTACTGCTGCAGCTACGACCACCTCGAAGGCAGTGAATATTCATGAGTTTGTTGGGTCCTCGTCGGCTTCTTCAGAGACTGGGATCATTAAAGAAGAGGGAGAACAAAATTGGAAAGGTTTTGGgagtaataacaataataataataactatgATGAAGAAGAAGGGCTTGATAATTCATTATTGTCGTTTAACATTCATGGAGGGGTATCATGGGCTCCGGAGTCCTTAAAAACGACAATCACTGGTACTCATAATAATGGTATTGTAGAGGAAGGGTTTACTAGTCTTTTGCTTAATAATATCTGCGAAGAGCCTAGCTATTCTGATGGTGGCGGCGGCGGCGGAGGTGGCTGCGACGACGATGAAAATGGCAGTGGCGGAAGTGGCAGCGGCACTAGTGAACATTACCAAGATAATGAGAATTATTGGAATAGTATTCTCAATTTGGTGAATTCTTCTCCCTCAGATTCTCCTATGTTCTAG